A window of Amycolatopsis australiensis contains these coding sequences:
- a CDS encoding roadblock/LC7 domain-containing protein, with the protein MANVSELDWLLDDLVKRVAGADRAVVLSSDGLLIGRSGNLSEEDAEHLSAVASAFQSLARGTGRHFGGGNVRQTMVEMDHAFLFVTAAGRGACLALLAREDADMGLVAYEMNLMVKRVGQVLTSAPRTGAGVQPTSP; encoded by the coding sequence ATGGCCAACGTCAGTGAGCTCGACTGGCTGCTGGACGACCTCGTCAAACGGGTCGCCGGGGCGGACCGCGCGGTGGTCCTGTCCTCGGACGGCCTGCTCATCGGGCGGTCGGGAAACCTTTCCGAGGAGGACGCCGAGCACCTCTCGGCGGTGGCCTCGGCGTTCCAGAGCCTGGCGCGCGGCACCGGACGGCACTTCGGCGGCGGCAACGTCCGCCAGACGATGGTCGAGATGGACCACGCGTTCCTGTTCGTGACGGCGGCCGGGCGGGGTGCCTGCCTCGCCCTGCTGGCCCGTGAAGACGCGGACATGGGTCTGGTCGCCTACGAGATGAACCTGATGGTGAAGCGGGTCGGCCAGGTGCTCACCTCCGCCCCGCGGACCGGTGCCGGCGTCCAGCCCACGTCGCCATGA
- a CDS encoding DUF742 domain-containing protein — protein MSGRHEAWFDDEAGPLVRSYAVTGGRTRSDTLGLDLITLVVALRTAHEAGMLEPEYARIIALCQRPVSVAEVAARVDLPLPVVKVMLSDLIEQNLVLFRTAAPVQETPNRHVLQAVLDGIRKL, from the coding sequence ATGAGCGGACGGCACGAAGCCTGGTTCGACGACGAGGCCGGCCCGCTGGTCCGGTCCTACGCGGTCACGGGCGGCCGCACCCGGTCGGACACCCTCGGGCTCGACCTCATCACGCTCGTCGTCGCGCTGCGCACCGCGCACGAAGCGGGCATGCTCGAACCGGAGTACGCGCGCATCATCGCGCTGTGCCAGCGGCCGGTCTCGGTGGCCGAGGTGGCTGCCCGCGTCGACCTGCCGCTGCCCGTGGTGAAGGTGATGCTCAGCGACCTCATCGAGCAGAACCTGGTGCTGTTCCGTACCGCGGCACCGGTCCAGGAAACCCCCAACCGACACGTACTGCAGGCGGTTCTTGATGGCATCCGGAAACTCTGA
- a CDS encoding GTP-binding protein: MASGNSDPRRNLTATAVKVLIAGGFGVGKTTMVGSVSEVPPLRTEEVITTASEGVDDLSGVEQKTTTTVALDFGRITINPDLILYLFGTPGQDRFWFMWDELAEGALGAVVLADTRRLESCFAAVDFFERRNLPFVVGVNCFDGAYRYGTEEVRQALDVGMDVPLLLCDARERESTKQVLTSLMEHVMARSDLAAAQGGY, translated from the coding sequence ATGGCATCCGGAAACTCTGACCCCCGGCGGAACCTGACCGCGACCGCGGTCAAGGTACTCATCGCCGGCGGGTTCGGGGTCGGCAAGACCACGATGGTCGGTTCGGTGAGCGAAGTGCCGCCACTGCGGACCGAAGAGGTCATCACGACCGCGTCCGAGGGGGTCGACGACCTGTCCGGCGTCGAGCAGAAGACGACCACGACGGTCGCGCTCGACTTCGGCCGCATCACGATCAACCCCGACCTGATCCTGTACCTGTTCGGCACGCCGGGTCAGGACCGGTTCTGGTTCATGTGGGACGAGCTGGCGGAGGGCGCGCTGGGCGCGGTCGTCCTGGCGGACACGCGCCGGCTGGAGTCCTGCTTCGCGGCGGTGGACTTCTTCGAGCGCCGCAACCTGCCGTTCGTGGTGGGCGTGAACTGCTTCGACGGCGCCTACCGCTACGGCACCGAGGAGGTCCGGCAGGCGCTCGACGTCGGCATGGACGTGCCGCTGCTGCTGTGCGACGCCCGTGAGCGGGAGTCGACGAAGCAGGTGCTGACCAGCCTGATGGAACACGTGATGGCGCGGTCCGACCTCGCGGCCGCCCAGGGCGGCTACTGA
- a CDS encoding DoxX family protein: MTTTITPQTRTAAATTGTKTSPVTGIVVSASRVVISFLFGFHGLQGFGFFGGIDGQGGGVPFGSFPGWWGSVLELVGAALLLVGLASRPAALLLSGVMAYAYFTVHAPMGLLPLQNMGEPAAVYSWIFLLFAAIGPGRYAVDTLIKRRRR; this comes from the coding sequence ATGACCACCACCATCACCCCGCAGACCCGCACCGCCGCCGCCACCACCGGGACGAAGACCAGCCCGGTCACCGGCATCGTCGTCTCCGCCAGCCGGGTCGTGATCTCGTTCCTGTTCGGCTTCCACGGCCTGCAGGGATTCGGCTTCTTCGGCGGGATCGACGGCCAGGGTGGCGGCGTCCCGTTCGGCTCGTTCCCCGGCTGGTGGGGCAGCGTCCTCGAGCTGGTGGGCGCGGCGCTGCTGCTCGTCGGCCTGGCCAGCAGGCCGGCCGCGCTGCTGCTCTCCGGCGTGATGGCCTACGCCTACTTCACCGTGCACGCGCCGATGGGCCTGCTGCCGCTGCAGAACATGGGCGAGCCCGCCGCGGTGTACTCGTGGATCTTCCTGCTGTTCGCGGCGATCGGCCCGGGCCGCTACGCCGTCGACACGCTGATCAAGCGGCGCCGCCGCTGA
- a CDS encoding NUDIX domain-containing protein: MAGKRSAGLLLHRGRGEAVEVLLGHMGGPFWAKKDAAAWSLPKGELDPDEPPEKAARREFEEELGLPAPEGEYVPLGEVKQSGGKAVTAWAVEADLDPASVVPGTFTMEWPPRSGRQQEFPEVDRVAWFSLDVAREKLVKGQLPFLDRLVALLGE; encoded by the coding sequence ATGGCGGGCAAACGCAGTGCCGGGCTCCTGCTCCACCGCGGGCGGGGCGAGGCCGTCGAAGTGCTGCTCGGGCACATGGGCGGGCCGTTCTGGGCGAAGAAGGACGCGGCGGCGTGGTCGCTGCCGAAGGGCGAGCTCGACCCCGACGAGCCGCCGGAGAAGGCGGCGCGGCGCGAGTTCGAGGAGGAGCTGGGCCTGCCCGCGCCCGAGGGCGAGTACGTCCCGCTGGGCGAGGTGAAGCAGTCGGGCGGCAAGGCCGTCACCGCGTGGGCGGTCGAGGCCGACCTCGACCCGGCTTCGGTGGTCCCGGGGACCTTCACCATGGAGTGGCCGCCGCGCTCGGGCCGTCAGCAGGAGTTCCCCGAGGTGGACCGGGTCGCGTGGTTCTCCCTCGACGTCGCCAGGGAGAAGCTGGTCAAAGGCCAGCTGCCGTTCCTGGACCGGCTGGTGGCGCTGCTCGGCGAGTGA
- a CDS encoding HAD family hydrolase yields the protein MPTRALVFDFDGTLADTESAVLRSWRELFREHGVELPMEAWYAVIGTQHTTPAMFALLAEHVPDVDPEALRPRTRARVFELLETLGPREGVRSYLDAAKDLGLALAVASSSSGAWVRPHLDRLGLAGYFDAVLTGDRHRAKPDPDLYLAALDALGTRAEETIAFEDTPHGVTAAKAAGLTCVAVPNAITERLDFGQADVVLPSFTAKPLEALLTRRAAPPAGPGTAAGL from the coding sequence GTGCCCACCCGCGCCCTGGTCTTCGACTTCGACGGCACCCTCGCCGACACCGAGTCCGCCGTCCTGCGGTCGTGGCGGGAGCTCTTCCGCGAACACGGCGTCGAGCTGCCGATGGAAGCCTGGTACGCCGTCATCGGCACGCAGCACACCACGCCCGCGATGTTCGCCCTGCTCGCCGAGCACGTCCCCGATGTCGATCCCGAGGCGCTGCGCCCCCGGACACGCGCCCGGGTCTTCGAACTCCTCGAAACGCTCGGGCCGCGCGAAGGCGTCCGAAGCTACCTGGACGCCGCGAAGGACCTCGGCCTCGCGCTGGCCGTCGCCTCCAGCTCGTCCGGCGCCTGGGTGCGCCCGCACCTCGACCGGCTCGGACTCGCCGGCTACTTCGACGCCGTCCTCACCGGCGACCGGCACCGGGCCAAGCCCGATCCCGACCTCTACCTCGCCGCCCTGGACGCGCTGGGCACCCGGGCCGAGGAGACCATCGCCTTCGAGGACACGCCCCACGGCGTCACCGCCGCCAAGGCGGCCGGGCTGACCTGCGTCGCCGTGCCGAACGCCATCACCGAGCGCCTCGACTTCGGCCAGGCCGACGTCGTGCTGCCGTCGTTCACCGCCAAGCCGCTCGAGGCCCTGCTCACTCGCCGAGCAGCGCCACCAGCCGGTCCAGGAACGGCAGCTGGCCTTTGA
- a CDS encoding alpha/beta fold hydrolase, with amino-acid sequence MSTTTSADGTKIAYTRAGFGPALVLVDGAMCYRGSSPNDALAKELATRFTVYTYDRRGRGESSDTGPYTVQREVEDLAALIKDAGGEAFLFGISSGAALALEAARTLPVPKLALYEPPFVVDGTRPRVPADYPARLDAALKEGKRGKAVKMFMTEGVGLGGATVAMMRIMPFWAKLKRVAHTLPYDTALVAGHQAGRPLTAAWPEVTVPTLVADGGRSPDWMRNGVASLAKVLPSAEHRTLPDQTHIVKATALAPVLTEFFLG; translated from the coding sequence ATGAGCACGACGACTTCCGCCGACGGCACGAAGATCGCCTACACCCGCGCCGGGTTCGGCCCCGCGCTCGTCCTCGTCGACGGCGCGATGTGCTACCGCGGCTCCTCCCCCAACGACGCGCTCGCGAAGGAACTGGCCACGCGCTTCACCGTGTACACCTACGACCGCCGCGGCCGGGGCGAAAGCTCCGACACCGGGCCGTACACGGTCCAGCGCGAGGTCGAGGACCTCGCCGCGCTCATCAAGGACGCGGGCGGCGAGGCGTTCCTGTTCGGCATCTCCTCGGGCGCGGCGCTGGCCCTCGAAGCGGCTCGCACGCTCCCGGTGCCGAAGCTGGCGTTGTACGAACCGCCCTTCGTCGTCGACGGCACGCGCCCGCGCGTCCCGGCCGACTACCCGGCGCGGCTCGACGCGGCGCTGAAGGAAGGCAAGCGCGGCAAGGCGGTCAAGATGTTCATGACCGAGGGCGTCGGCCTCGGCGGCGCGACGGTGGCGATGATGCGGATCATGCCGTTCTGGGCGAAGCTCAAGCGAGTGGCCCACACGCTCCCGTACGACACGGCGCTGGTCGCCGGCCACCAGGCGGGCCGGCCGCTGACGGCGGCGTGGCCGGAAGTGACGGTCCCGACGCTGGTCGCCGACGGCGGCCGCAGCCCGGACTGGATGCGCAACGGCGTCGCCTCGCTGGCGAAGGTCCTGCCGTCGGCGGAACACCGGACCCTGCCGGACCAGACGCACATCGTGAAGGCAACGGCCCTGGCGCCGGTGCTGACCGAGTTCTTCCTCGGCTGA
- a CDS encoding DUF998 domain-containing protein: MTTTTLPAPAALPTRTLLTCGILAGPGFVGTGVLQGLTRAGFDFTRHPASVLANGDLGWLQVTNFLVTGLLTIAAAAGIRRVLPGRWGPGLLAVYGAGLLCAGVFRADPQDGFPLGTPAGPPAAVSWHGTLHFACGGIGFAALVGACFAIGAHLSPARAWYSRISGLLFLVGFAGVASGSTSPVVTLGFWAAVAIAWTWLATTSAHLMPRGDLR, from the coding sequence ATGACGACCACAACGCTTCCCGCTCCCGCCGCCCTCCCCACCCGCACCCTGCTGACCTGCGGAATCCTCGCCGGGCCCGGCTTCGTCGGCACCGGCGTCCTCCAGGGCCTCACCCGCGCCGGGTTCGACTTCACGCGGCATCCCGCCAGCGTCCTGGCCAACGGCGACCTCGGCTGGCTCCAGGTCACGAACTTCCTCGTCACCGGCCTGCTCACGATCGCCGCCGCGGCCGGGATCCGGCGGGTCCTGCCCGGCCGGTGGGGACCGGGACTGCTGGCGGTCTACGGCGCCGGCCTGCTGTGCGCGGGCGTGTTCCGCGCGGACCCGCAGGACGGCTTCCCGCTCGGCACGCCCGCCGGACCGCCGGCGGCGGTGAGCTGGCACGGCACCCTGCACTTCGCCTGCGGCGGCATCGGCTTCGCCGCGCTCGTCGGGGCCTGCTTCGCGATCGGTGCGCACCTGAGCCCCGCCCGGGCGTGGTACTCGCGGATCAGCGGCCTGCTGTTCCTCGTAGGCTTCGCGGGCGTAGCGTCCGGATCGACGAGCCCGGTCGTCACCCTCGGCTTCTGGGCGGCCGTGGCGATCGCCTGGACCTGGCTCGCGACCACTTCCGCCCACCTGATGCCGCGAGGAGACCTCCGATGA
- a CDS encoding metallophosphoesterase: MRGQFVVVPILALLLLFTVPWWTLVLAPDWGTAATVAGTAVFALGLLTMPVAMVRGHGRRQLDGAARLGDSLLAVIWVLFSWSVLSLVLRAALLGVDDPARSRIVAGATAVVAAVLLVHGNRVAMRVPPVKAVDVVIPRLGPGLDGLRVAVLTDTHFGPIDRTKWSEQVVAAVNALAADVVCHAGDLADGAVAKRRKQVDPLGGIQAGLGRFYITGNHEYFGEAQAWLDHMASLGWDTLHNRSALLERGGDRIVFAGIDDPTGAASGLPGHGPDLAAALDGVPADVPVVLLAHQPKQVRQAREAGVDLQISGHTHGGQIWPFHLLVRLDQPTLSGLTRHGPTQLYNSRGTGFWGPPFRVFAPSEITLLTLRRA; encoded by the coding sequence ATGAGAGGCCAATTCGTCGTCGTGCCGATCCTGGCGCTGCTCCTGCTGTTCACCGTGCCCTGGTGGACGCTCGTCCTCGCGCCGGACTGGGGCACGGCGGCCACGGTCGCGGGCACCGCGGTGTTCGCGCTCGGCCTGCTGACGATGCCGGTCGCCATGGTGCGCGGCCACGGACGGCGCCAGCTCGACGGCGCCGCCCGCCTCGGCGACTCGCTGCTGGCCGTGATCTGGGTGCTGTTCAGCTGGTCCGTGCTGAGCCTGGTCCTGCGCGCGGCGCTGCTGGGTGTCGACGACCCGGCGCGGTCGCGGATCGTGGCGGGGGCGACCGCGGTGGTGGCCGCCGTCCTGCTGGTGCACGGCAACCGCGTCGCCATGCGGGTGCCGCCGGTGAAGGCCGTCGACGTCGTCATCCCGCGGCTCGGGCCCGGCCTCGACGGCCTGCGCGTCGCGGTGCTGACCGACACCCACTTCGGGCCGATCGACCGGACGAAGTGGTCGGAGCAGGTGGTCGCGGCGGTGAACGCGCTGGCGGCGGACGTCGTCTGCCACGCCGGTGACCTCGCCGACGGCGCGGTGGCCAAGCGCCGCAAGCAGGTCGACCCGCTCGGCGGCATCCAGGCCGGGCTGGGCCGGTTCTACATCACCGGCAACCACGAGTACTTCGGCGAGGCACAGGCGTGGCTCGACCACATGGCGAGCCTCGGCTGGGACACGCTGCACAACCGCTCGGCACTGCTCGAACGCGGCGGCGACCGGATCGTGTTCGCGGGCATCGACGACCCGACGGGCGCGGCGTCCGGCCTGCCCGGCCACGGCCCCGACCTGGCGGCGGCGCTGGACGGGGTGCCGGCCGACGTCCCGGTGGTGCTGCTGGCGCACCAGCCGAAGCAGGTGCGCCAAGCCCGCGAGGCAGGCGTGGACCTGCAGATTTCGGGCCACACGCACGGCGGCCAGATCTGGCCGTTCCACCTGCTGGTGCGCCTCGACCAGCCGACGCTGTCCGGCCTGACCCGGCACGGCCCGACCCAGCTGTACAACAGCCGCGGCACGGGGTTCTGGGGTCCGCCGTTCCGGGTTTTCGCGCCCAGCGAGATCACGCTGCTCACCCTCCGCCGCGCCTGA
- a CDS encoding DUF6412 domain-containing protein gives MNALLELAFPAMTSPAALVAFASLAAASLLVVLLVGSTHRAGLALWSAPVRSRVTALRRRARRAEAIRLRDPGAPGRSRPRAPGSRSTAA, from the coding sequence GTGAACGCGTTGCTCGAGCTGGCTTTCCCCGCCATGACCAGCCCGGCGGCGTTGGTCGCCTTCGCGTCCCTGGCTGCCGCCAGCCTGCTGGTCGTCCTCCTTGTCGGCAGCACGCACCGCGCCGGACTCGCCCTGTGGTCGGCACCGGTGCGCAGCCGCGTCACCGCCCTGCGCCGCCGTGCGCGGCGGGCCGAAGCCATCCGCCTGCGTGATCCCGGCGCCCCGGGGCGCAGCAGGCCGCGAGCACCCGGTTCCCGCAGCACGGCTGCGTAG
- a CDS encoding YidC/Oxa1 family membrane protein insertase — protein sequence MFGFLDVPVAGAYHLIHALTGLFSVAPAIIVFTLCVRLLLHPLARSAARGERARAALAPEIRALRDQHGHDRERLAAELAKLQRESGTSLFTGCLPMLLQLPFFTVMYRLFTTPTVGGEPNSLLGATLLGTPLGAHGLAGGPLVFVIAAGLAIVAWFSVRRQDRDREAEVPGGRLLRLLPYGTVLATLVVPQAAGIYLLTTTAWTAAERALLRRGS from the coding sequence ATGTTCGGCTTTCTCGACGTGCCCGTCGCAGGCGCGTACCACCTGATCCACGCGTTGACCGGCCTGTTTTCCGTGGCGCCTGCCATCATCGTGTTCACCTTGTGCGTGCGGCTGCTGCTGCACCCGCTCGCCCGCTCGGCGGCCCGCGGCGAGCGCGCCCGGGCGGCGCTGGCGCCGGAGATCCGCGCGCTGCGGGACCAGCACGGCCACGACCGGGAGCGGCTGGCCGCGGAGCTGGCGAAGCTGCAACGGGAGTCCGGGACGTCGTTGTTCACCGGCTGCCTGCCGATGCTGCTGCAGCTGCCGTTCTTCACGGTCATGTACCGGCTGTTCACCACGCCCACGGTCGGTGGCGAACCCAATTCCCTGCTCGGCGCGACCCTGCTCGGGACGCCGCTGGGCGCGCACGGCCTGGCGGGCGGCCCGCTGGTGTTCGTGATCGCGGCCGGCCTGGCGATCGTCGCCTGGTTCTCGGTGCGCCGGCAGGACCGTGACCGCGAGGCCGAAGTCCCGGGCGGCAGGCTCCTGCGGCTGCTGCCCTACGGCACGGTGCTGGCGACGCTGGTCGTGCCGCAGGCGGCCGGGATCTACCTGCTGACGACGACCGCCTGGACGGCGGCGGAGCGGGCGCTGCTACGACGCGGCTCGTGA
- a CDS encoding DUF1992 domain-containing protein: MTRRKPPKVSFRWWVDRQIAEARERGEFDDLPGTGKPLPKPTGNDAATDWVLRQVRAGGHDTKALLPPALALKREVQDLPERLARERTERQVREIVEDLNTRIRQAYLNHHTGPPLTVALVDVEEAVADWRRSRAAS, from the coding sequence ATGACCCGACGCAAACCGCCCAAGGTCTCCTTCCGCTGGTGGGTCGACCGGCAGATCGCCGAAGCCCGCGAGCGCGGCGAGTTCGACGACCTGCCCGGCACGGGGAAGCCGCTGCCGAAGCCGACGGGCAACGACGCGGCGACGGACTGGGTGCTGCGGCAGGTCCGGGCGGGCGGCCACGACACGAAGGCGTTGCTGCCGCCCGCGCTCGCGCTGAAGCGCGAGGTCCAGGACCTCCCGGAACGGCTGGCCCGCGAACGGACCGAGCGGCAGGTGCGGGAGATCGTCGAGGACCTCAACACGCGGATCCGCCAGGCCTACCTCAATCACCACACCGGCCCGCCGCTGACCGTGGCGCTGGTGGACGTCGAGGAAGCCGTCGCGGACTGGCGGCGCTCACGAGCCGCGTCGTAG
- a CDS encoding TetR/AcrR family transcriptional regulator: protein MTAERTGADDVDRTLALLWRARGAAAEPARGRRPTLTIERIVAAAIAVADADGLAAASMHRVAKELGAGTMTLYTYVPGKAELVDLMVDDVLVGRRLPGPGEPRLADWRAQVALYAERTREAYRSHSWLCEVSRVRPPLGPGQLAGQEYLLSIMDSLGLSPREAVAAANGIGTYIDANAALGAENTRLERSTGQSTEAWWHERSSFWQNYFVVDEHPAMNRIWLGGGFDQSAKAQGDTAYEFGLDRMLDGIEALVADR from the coding sequence ATGACCGCCGAACGCACTGGCGCCGACGACGTCGACCGGACCCTCGCGCTGCTCTGGCGGGCCCGCGGTGCCGCGGCCGAACCGGCCCGGGGCCGCCGCCCGACGCTGACCATCGAGCGGATCGTCGCCGCGGCGATCGCGGTCGCCGACGCCGACGGGCTGGCCGCCGCGTCGATGCACCGCGTCGCCAAGGAGCTCGGCGCCGGCACCATGACGCTCTACACCTACGTGCCCGGCAAGGCCGAGCTGGTGGACCTGATGGTCGACGACGTGCTCGTCGGACGCCGGCTGCCCGGCCCCGGCGAGCCGCGGCTGGCGGACTGGCGCGCGCAGGTGGCGCTCTACGCCGAGCGCACCCGAGAGGCGTACCGCAGCCACTCCTGGCTGTGCGAGGTCTCCCGGGTCCGGCCGCCGCTCGGGCCCGGTCAGCTGGCCGGTCAGGAGTATCTGCTGTCCATCATGGACAGTCTGGGCCTGTCACCGCGGGAAGCCGTCGCGGCGGCCAACGGGATCGGCACGTACATCGACGCGAACGCCGCGCTCGGCGCGGAGAACACCCGGCTGGAGCGCAGCACCGGCCAGTCGACCGAGGCGTGGTGGCACGAGCGGTCTTCGTTCTGGCAGAACTACTTCGTCGTCGACGAGCACCCGGCGATGAACCGGATCTGGCTCGGCGGCGGCTTCGACCAGAGCGCCAAGGCACAGGGCGACACGGCCTACGAGTTCGGCTTGGACCGCATGCTCGACGGCATCGAAGCCCTCGTCGCCGACCGCTAG
- a CDS encoding transposase, with product MLPVVSRVQLLSDDQWALIEDLLPVRTGERGRPFSDARAMVEGIIYRYRCGIPWRDVPAVFGPWQTI from the coding sequence ATGCTGCCGGTCGTGTCGCGGGTTCAGTTGCTCTCAGACGATCAGTGGGCGTTGATCGAGGATCTGCTGCCGGTCCGGACCGGTGAGCGGGGACGTCCGTTCTCGGATGCGCGGGCGATGGTCGAGGGGATCATCTACCGGTACCGGTGCGGGATTCCGTGGCGGGATGTCCCGGCGGTGTTCGGTCCGTGGCAGACGATCTGA
- a CDS encoding lytic transglycosylase domain-containing protein yields the protein MAKHRPRRKGTRGVRRTAAALAGGALVVLPTLTTGLPAPVVVAADAGGALPDQAAPAQQPNIVMPPIAVDGSLPQPPLPTPLVVPGGRAGSAGISGPLGIPASMLKAYQNAAAILAKEQPNCHLDWALIASIGRIESNHARGGYVNANGDTLEPILGPVLNGAGAFAAIPDTDGGRYDGDPVWDRAVGPTQFIPSTWRGYASDGNGDGVSNPNNIYDETLATARYLCSGGLDLSTDAGQRLAVRRYNNSQSYVDTVMAWAAAYRGGVAQLPDSDVPIGAPPAPDAAAAGAPVGVPAPPASPETTPPTTETPLPPAGETPTSTTSATSTPSTPTTDPTKPPTTSTTPPATTPSSTTTTTPPPATTTSAATPAGSTESATKTTETTTTSPTK from the coding sequence ATGGCGAAGCACCGGCCACGGCGCAAGGGCACGCGCGGGGTCCGGCGGACCGCGGCCGCGCTCGCCGGCGGCGCGCTCGTCGTGCTGCCCACGCTGACCACGGGCCTGCCCGCGCCGGTGGTGGTCGCCGCCGACGCCGGCGGCGCGCTGCCCGACCAGGCCGCCCCGGCCCAGCAGCCGAACATCGTCATGCCGCCGATCGCGGTCGACGGCAGCCTGCCGCAGCCGCCGCTGCCGACGCCGCTGGTCGTGCCCGGCGGGCGGGCGGGTTCGGCGGGCATCTCCGGGCCGCTGGGCATCCCCGCGAGCATGCTCAAGGCGTACCAGAACGCCGCCGCCATCCTCGCCAAGGAGCAGCCGAACTGCCACCTCGACTGGGCGCTGATCGCGAGCATCGGCCGGATCGAGTCCAACCACGCCCGCGGCGGCTACGTCAACGCGAACGGCGACACGCTGGAGCCGATCCTCGGCCCGGTCCTCAACGGCGCCGGCGCGTTCGCGGCCATCCCGGACACCGACGGCGGCCGGTACGACGGCGACCCGGTGTGGGACCGCGCGGTCGGCCCGACGCAGTTCATCCCGTCGACCTGGCGCGGCTACGCCTCCGACGGCAACGGCGACGGCGTGTCGAACCCGAACAACATCTACGACGAGACGCTGGCCACCGCCCGCTACCTGTGCTCGGGCGGGCTGGACCTCTCGACCGACGCGGGCCAGCGCCTGGCCGTGCGCCGCTACAACAACTCGCAGTCCTATGTGGACACCGTGATGGCGTGGGCGGCGGCCTACCGCGGCGGCGTGGCCCAGCTGCCCGACAGCGACGTGCCGATCGGCGCGCCGCCTGCCCCGGACGCCGCCGCCGCGGGCGCGCCGGTCGGCGTGCCCGCCCCGCCGGCGTCGCCGGAGACCACTCCGCCCACCACGGAGACCCCGCTGCCGCCGGCCGGCGAGACGCCGACGTCGACCACCTCGGCGACCAGCACGCCGAGCACTCCGACCACCGACCCGACGAAGCCGCCGACGACGTCCACCACGCCGCCGGCGACCACGCCCAGCAGCACCACCACCACGACTCCGCCGCCGGCCACGACGACGTCGGCCGCCACCCCGGCCGGTTCGACCGAGTCGGCGACCAAGACGACCGAAACCACCACCACCAGCCCGACCAAGTGA
- a CDS encoding LysR family transcriptional regulator, whose amino-acid sequence MPTLRALECLVAVLDAGSITEAAARLHLSQPALSHQIGTLERELGTPVLERLPRGVRPTATGRAVVADARAALAAADRVVRTGRAVAAGGEGALRIACAESMTAGLLAPVLRAWHRHRPGVLITLTETTSADALVAALETGEADVAVGPRPSRWTGRTDVIGREEIVLALAADHPLTRRAAVPMAGLAGVPVVHYHPDNGLGGWLDEEAARRGTTLTAVMRTKQAATAAQLAAAGLGVALVPTTALTRTFAGALRRLKPALHRDVVTFTATPSDSLVRRFSADVTHRGIAVPGVLLDKLSPGSR is encoded by the coding sequence ATGCCTACGTTGCGCGCCCTCGAGTGCCTGGTCGCGGTGCTGGACGCGGGATCGATCACGGAGGCGGCCGCGCGGCTGCACCTTTCGCAGCCCGCGTTGTCCCACCAGATCGGCACCCTCGAACGCGAACTCGGCACGCCGGTGCTCGAACGGCTGCCGCGCGGGGTCCGGCCGACCGCGACCGGACGCGCGGTCGTGGCCGACGCCCGTGCCGCGCTGGCCGCCGCGGACCGCGTGGTCCGGACCGGGCGCGCGGTGGCCGCCGGCGGCGAAGGCGCGCTGCGGATCGCGTGCGCGGAGAGCATGACCGCCGGGCTGCTGGCGCCGGTGCTGCGGGCCTGGCACCGGCACCGCCCGGGCGTTCTGATCACGCTGACCGAGACGACGAGCGCGGACGCGCTGGTGGCGGCCCTGGAAACGGGCGAAGCGGACGTCGCCGTCGGGCCCCGGCCGAGCCGCTGGACCGGGCGGACCGACGTCATCGGGCGCGAAGAGATCGTCCTGGCGCTGGCCGCCGACCATCCCCTGACCCGGCGGGCGGCGGTGCCGATGGCCGGCCTGGCGGGCGTGCCGGTGGTGCACTACCACCCGGACAACGGCCTCGGCGGCTGGCTCGACGAAGAGGCCGCGCGCCGGGGAACCACCCTCACGGCGGTGATGCGGACGAAGCAGGCGGCGACCGCGGCGCAGCTGGCCGCGGCCGGGCTCGGTGTCGCACTGGTCCCGACCACCGCGCTGACCCGCACTTTCGCCGGTGCGCTGCGGCGGCTGAAGCCGGCTCTGCACCGCGACGTCGTCACGTTCACCGCGACGCCGTCGGATTCGCTGGTCCGGCGGTTCTCCGCGGACGTGACCCACCGCGGGATCGCCGTGCCCGGTGTCCTGCTGGACAAACTCTCCCCAGGGTCCCGTTAA